From Streptomyces sp. HUAS MG91, the proteins below share one genomic window:
- a CDS encoding EF-hand domain-containing protein encodes MASEFQRTKVRAMFDAFDADGDGSLREGDFEALTARWGVLPRVADGPELAAKVRTVLMGWWQHLSTVGGGAAAERIGMDDLMAMVDRLPTMKQEVTATADVIFDAIDENGDGRISRSEHGRLIDTWHGRAVPTGDVFDRLDQDGDGYLSRSEFEVLWTQFWISDDPAEPGNLMCGPVAGATAT; translated from the coding sequence GTGGCCAGTGAGTTTCAGCGGACGAAGGTCCGGGCGATGTTCGACGCGTTCGACGCGGACGGTGACGGCTCCCTGCGGGAGGGAGACTTCGAGGCGCTGACGGCCCGGTGGGGGGTGCTGCCGCGGGTCGCCGACGGACCGGAGCTGGCGGCGAAGGTGCGTACGGTGCTCATGGGGTGGTGGCAGCACCTGTCGACCGTCGGCGGCGGGGCCGCTGCCGAGCGGATCGGCATGGACGACCTGATGGCGATGGTCGACCGCCTGCCGACGATGAAGCAGGAGGTCACGGCGACGGCGGACGTCATCTTCGACGCCATCGACGAGAACGGGGACGGCCGGATCTCCCGGAGCGAACACGGGCGGCTGATCGACACCTGGCACGGGCGGGCCGTCCCGACCGGCGACGTCTTCGACCGGCTCGACCAGGACGGCGACGGCTACCTCAGCCGCTCCGAGTTCGAGGTGCTGTGGACGCAGTTCTGGATCAGCGACGATCCGGCCGAGCCGGGCAACCTGATGTGCGGGCCCGTGGCGGGCGCGACCGCCACCTGA
- a CDS encoding GNAT family N-acetyltransferase encodes MAADPSPAPVLTLRVATRADLPAVLALLADEERVVDPATVTVSEAYEHAFAAIDTDPRNEMLVLVQDADGHDRGGTVVGCLQATYIPGLGKGGAERALIEAVRIRADRRSGGLGRILMERAIERARARGCRLVQLTSNKQRENAHRFYAGLGFARSHDGFKLGL; translated from the coding sequence ATGGCTGCCGATCCCTCTCCCGCCCCTGTCCTCACCCTGCGCGTCGCGACCCGCGCCGACCTGCCCGCGGTGCTGGCCCTGCTCGCCGACGAGGAGCGGGTGGTGGACCCGGCGACCGTCACGGTCTCAGAGGCGTACGAGCACGCCTTCGCGGCGATCGACACGGACCCGCGCAACGAGATGCTGGTCCTGGTCCAGGACGCCGACGGCCATGACCGGGGCGGGACGGTCGTGGGCTGTCTCCAGGCCACGTACATCCCTGGGCTCGGAAAAGGCGGCGCCGAGCGGGCCCTCATCGAAGCGGTACGGATCCGGGCCGACCGCAGGAGCGGCGGGTTGGGCCGCATCCTCATGGAACGCGCGATCGAGCGGGCGCGCGCCCGTGGCTGCCGACTCGTCCAGCTGACGAGCAACAAGCAGCGCGAGAACGCGCACCGCTTCTACGCGGGACTCGGATTCGCCCGCAGCCACGACGGGTTCAAGCTCGGACTGTAG
- a CDS encoding GPP34 family phosphoprotein gives MTTARDLALVALDASPGRTVEQGDLSLALAGAEAIDLVSAGVITFDGDRMVPGPPTRTGDRLLDEAAASLLREEPYETVEDWLWRRGDELAAAYVDDVEGVEPGARGRARRHPLLSGRRGAVDPAERDRAEARRASGEPVLAVLAAAAGAQDERPEAGRDITDDAVTTVLAAVGDAVMELEAVRQRRSIEDAAFDNVWRGF, from the coding sequence ATGACCACTGCACGGGACCTCGCACTCGTTGCTCTGGACGCGTCCCCGGGCCGCACCGTGGAACAGGGCGACCTGTCGCTCGCGCTCGCGGGCGCCGAGGCGATCGACCTGGTCAGTGCTGGTGTGATCACCTTCGACGGGGACCGGATGGTGCCCGGCCCGCCGACGCGAACGGGCGACCGGCTCCTCGACGAGGCCGCCGCGTCGCTCCTGCGGGAAGAGCCCTACGAAACCGTCGAGGACTGGCTGTGGCGGCGCGGCGACGAGCTGGCGGCGGCCTACGTCGACGACGTCGAGGGCGTCGAGCCGGGAGCCCGGGGACGTGCCCGCCGCCATCCGCTGCTGTCCGGGCGGCGGGGCGCGGTGGACCCTGCGGAGCGTGACCGTGCGGAGGCCCGCCGGGCGTCCGGGGAGCCTGTCCTGGCCGTCCTCGCGGCAGCGGCCGGGGCGCAGGACGAGCGGCCGGAGGCGGGCCGGGACATCACCGATGACGCGGTGACCACCGTACTGGCCGCCGTCGGCGACGCGGTGATGGAACTCGAAGCCGTACGGCAGCGCCGGTCGATCGAGGACGCCGCGTTCGACAACGTCTGGCGAGGTTTCTGA
- a CDS encoding spore photoproduct lyase family protein, which produces MNRPPENPLPADDGQQALFGWDDAPAPGGAGGGFRDSAQARRLLDIRSVYAEREALDSPRGRQIMARLPDAEVTEVAGHWRIPSLHGNEGNVARWTRIKTETLVLGVKRHLVTRPNGRSADWIAPGVSNGCAMACAYCYVPRRKGYANPITLFTNIEAILAHVRRHARAQGPKSEPNQCDPHAWVYDIGENGDCSVDALLCDNTADYIAAFRQLPTAKASFATKFVNPDLLDLDPRGRTRIRFSLMPPPDARRLDIRTSPVAERIAAAADFLDAGYEVHFNLSPVVLRPGWQRDWAELLAHLDDVLPTRVKRQAAAEIIMLTHNQQLHEVNLGWHPRAEELLWQPEAQETKRSENGALNVRYRVQVKQRALARLTDLLTTHAPWLRIRYAF; this is translated from the coding sequence GTGAACCGTCCCCCGGAGAACCCGCTGCCCGCCGACGACGGCCAGCAGGCTCTGTTCGGCTGGGACGACGCCCCCGCCCCCGGCGGGGCAGGGGGCGGCTTCCGCGACAGCGCACAGGCGCGACGGCTGCTCGACATCCGGTCGGTGTACGCGGAGCGCGAGGCGCTCGACTCGCCGCGCGGGCGGCAGATCATGGCCCGGCTGCCCGACGCGGAGGTGACCGAGGTCGCCGGCCACTGGCGCATCCCCTCGCTCCACGGCAACGAGGGAAACGTCGCACGCTGGACCCGGATCAAGACCGAGACCCTGGTCCTCGGCGTCAAGCGCCACCTGGTCACCCGCCCCAACGGACGCTCCGCGGACTGGATCGCCCCCGGCGTCTCCAACGGCTGCGCCATGGCCTGCGCCTACTGCTACGTCCCCCGCCGCAAGGGATACGCCAACCCGATCACCCTCTTCACCAACATCGAGGCGATCCTCGCCCACGTCCGCCGGCACGCACGCGCCCAGGGACCGAAGAGCGAACCCAACCAGTGCGATCCACACGCGTGGGTCTACGACATCGGTGAGAACGGCGACTGCTCGGTGGACGCGCTGTTGTGCGACAACACCGCCGACTACATCGCCGCCTTCCGGCAACTGCCCACCGCCAAGGCGTCGTTCGCCACGAAGTTCGTCAACCCCGACCTCCTCGACCTCGACCCGCGGGGGCGCACACGGATCCGCTTCTCGCTCATGCCCCCTCCCGACGCGCGCCGACTGGACATCCGCACCAGCCCGGTCGCCGAGCGGATCGCCGCCGCCGCGGACTTCCTCGACGCGGGCTACGAGGTCCACTTCAACCTGTCGCCGGTCGTCCTGCGCCCCGGCTGGCAGCGCGACTGGGCCGAACTGCTCGCCCATCTCGACGACGTCCTGCCCACACGTGTGAAGCGACAGGCCGCCGCCGAGATCATCATGCTCACGCACAACCAGCAGCTCCACGAGGTGAACCTCGGCTGGCACCCGCGCGCGGAGGAGCTGCTGTGGCAGCCGGAAGCGCAGGAGACCAAACGCTCGGAGAACGGCGCCCTCAACGTCCGCTACCGGGTGCAGGTCAAACAACGCGCCCTCGCCCGCCTCACGGACCTGCTCACCACGCACGCCCCCTGGCTGCGCATCCGCTACGCCTTCTGA
- a CDS encoding thioesterase family protein: MDTGSYYEPIDDHRYKPTPHASGAWDPAEQHFSPLGGLVVHAIDRHLATRPHDGRSLQALSRISFDILGRLALDECEIQVEAIRPGRTIELIEAVALIADRPVVRARAWLLASGDTSAVAGGAPRELTPPDALDSWPLDSVWPGGYIASLDTRPVTPPQPGRTTAWVSTDLDLVAGEPVSPLASYVALVDTANGIAVRQPPSAWMFPNVDLTLHFHRRPRGRWVGLDTTVVFGPTGQGVTSTVLHDIDGPVGHAQQMLTVRPLRQDQQ; the protein is encoded by the coding sequence TTGGACACCGGCAGCTACTACGAGCCCATCGACGACCACCGCTACAAGCCCACCCCGCACGCGAGCGGCGCGTGGGATCCCGCCGAACAGCACTTCAGCCCGCTCGGCGGTCTCGTCGTCCATGCCATCGACCGCCATCTGGCCACGCGCCCGCACGACGGCCGGTCTCTCCAGGCGCTGTCCAGGATCAGCTTCGACATCCTCGGCCGGCTCGCCCTCGACGAGTGCGAGATACAGGTCGAGGCCATCCGACCGGGCCGCACCATCGAACTGATCGAGGCCGTCGCCCTCATCGCCGACCGCCCCGTCGTGCGCGCCCGTGCCTGGCTCCTCGCCTCCGGCGACACCAGCGCCGTCGCCGGAGGCGCTCCGCGGGAACTCACGCCGCCCGACGCGCTCGACTCCTGGCCGCTGGATTCCGTCTGGCCCGGCGGCTACATCGCCTCCCTCGACACTCGCCCGGTGACGCCGCCACAGCCGGGCCGGACGACCGCCTGGGTCTCCACCGATCTGGATCTCGTCGCGGGCGAGCCCGTCAGCCCTCTCGCGTCCTATGTCGCTCTGGTCGACACGGCCAACGGCATCGCTGTACGCCAACCGCCCAGCGCCTGGATGTTCCCCAACGTGGACCTCACCCTCCACTTCCACCGCCGGCCACGGGGCCGCTGGGTCGGCCTGGACACCACCGTGGTCTTCGGCCCCACCGGCCAGGGCGTCACCAGCACGGTACTGCACGACATCGACGGTCCCGTCGGTCACGCCCAACAGATGCTCACGGTCCGGCCGTTGCGGCAGGACCAGCAGTAG
- a CDS encoding FG-GAP-like repeat-containing protein: MRVRTLGATAAVAALTAAGLTLPLAGTATAATPLHADFNGDGLTDLAVGVPSATVNGKAKAGYVNVVWGGVNGLGPNSSTGIISQSYRAVPGTPEAGDRFGSAVASGDLNGDGVADLVIGASGEALTDTGHGHEGTVTVLYGSRTGFGNHDSVGFTAARGEGEFTQLGGRVSVGDYDHDGDQDLAIGASGEEHGSLRLRPGPLTPGSPTTTEVIHRYSMGGGTRDLATGDFDGDGTDDLAVTYKEMEGAGSFILRWDEAGKPVEQWSTGDYGQSLAAADLDRDGKDDLAIGYDQPNAESEEAPLCADERAGGAVALVYGKGAAFGSSHDCFTQDSPGVAGASEAGDWFGFSVAAGDVNDDGLPELVVGVPGEDVGTVKDAGAYVVLRGTPTGPSGGVAVNQNTPDMPGTAEAGDQFGAQVTTGRYNPDQLGDVAASAPTENAGEARSGGVWYAQSTETAHPLGRSLTPLGLALLTGTKYGEVIGK; the protein is encoded by the coding sequence GTGCGTGTACGAACCCTGGGCGCCACAGCGGCCGTTGCTGCCCTCACCGCCGCCGGCCTGACCCTGCCCCTCGCGGGAACCGCGACCGCCGCGACCCCGCTCCACGCCGACTTCAACGGGGACGGCCTCACCGACCTCGCCGTCGGTGTGCCGTCGGCGACCGTGAACGGCAAGGCGAAGGCCGGATACGTCAATGTGGTCTGGGGCGGGGTGAACGGGCTCGGCCCGAACAGCTCCACCGGCATCATCAGCCAGTCCTACCGCGCCGTGCCCGGCACTCCGGAGGCCGGGGACAGATTCGGCTCCGCGGTGGCCTCCGGCGACCTCAACGGCGACGGCGTCGCCGACCTCGTGATCGGCGCGAGCGGTGAGGCCCTCACCGACACGGGCCACGGCCACGAAGGCACCGTCACCGTGCTGTACGGCTCCCGTACGGGCTTCGGCAATCACGACAGCGTCGGCTTCACCGCCGCCAGGGGCGAGGGCGAGTTCACGCAGCTCGGCGGCCGCGTCTCCGTGGGCGACTACGACCACGACGGCGACCAGGACCTCGCGATCGGCGCGTCCGGCGAGGAGCACGGCTCGCTGCGGCTGCGCCCGGGCCCGCTGACGCCCGGCTCGCCCACCACCACCGAGGTCATCCACCGCTACAGCATGGGCGGCGGCACGCGCGACCTGGCCACCGGCGACTTCGACGGTGACGGCACGGACGACCTCGCCGTCACCTACAAGGAGATGGAGGGCGCCGGCTCCTTCATCCTGCGCTGGGACGAGGCGGGCAAGCCCGTCGAGCAGTGGAGCACCGGCGACTACGGCCAGTCGCTCGCCGCCGCCGACCTCGACCGGGACGGCAAGGACGACCTCGCCATCGGCTACGACCAGCCCAACGCCGAGTCCGAAGAGGCACCGCTGTGCGCGGACGAGCGGGCCGGCGGCGCGGTCGCCCTCGTGTACGGCAAGGGCGCGGCCTTCGGCTCCTCGCACGACTGCTTCACCCAGGACAGCCCCGGAGTCGCCGGGGCCTCCGAGGCGGGCGACTGGTTCGGCTTCTCGGTCGCCGCGGGCGATGTGAACGACGACGGCCTCCCGGAACTGGTGGTCGGCGTGCCCGGTGAGGACGTCGGCACCGTCAAGGACGCGGGCGCGTACGTCGTCCTGCGCGGCACGCCCACCGGCCCGTCCGGCGGCGTCGCGGTCAACCAGAACACCCCCGACATGCCGGGCACCGCGGAGGCCGGCGACCAGTTCGGCGCGCAGGTGACCACCGGCAGGTACAACCCCGACCAGTTGGGCGACGTCGCCGCGAGCGCCCCCACGGAGAACGCGGGCGAGGCCCGTTCGGGCGGCGTCTGGTACGCGCAGAGCACGGAGACCGCCCATCCCCTCGGCCGCTCGCTGACACCGCTCGGGCTCGCGCTGCTCACCGGCACGAAGTACGGCGAGGTCATCGGCAAGTAG
- a CDS encoding 4-phosphopantetheinyl transferase yields MSAQPPGGPVPRAAGAPVLVVVARTAVVLAAPTADERTLAGWERRRLALVRVPARRDDVLAARLLLRWCAARVTGRPAPEVELRQHCPDCDRAGHGRPSLPRHPRLGVSISHAEGLVAAAVGLGRVGVDVERYDRVPPDPELVRRRFPPGSPGHPRRTPDGLTGWVRAEARFKADAVAQPVHSWHDVSRGALVALACTGSWRRAEAADLAPARLVPRGHGVGVPR; encoded by the coding sequence GTGAGCGCGCAGCCGCCGGGCGGACCTGTGCCCCGGGCGGCCGGCGCGCCGGTACTCGTGGTGGTCGCCCGCACCGCCGTAGTGCTGGCGGCCCCCACCGCGGACGAGCGGACACTCGCCGGCTGGGAGCGGCGCAGGCTCGCGCTGGTGCGCGTGCCCGCGCGGCGTGACGACGTCCTCGCGGCCCGGCTGCTGCTGCGCTGGTGCGCGGCCCGGGTCACCGGCCGCCCGGCGCCCGAGGTGGAGCTGCGCCAGCACTGCCCCGACTGTGACCGCGCCGGACACGGCAGGCCCTCCCTACCCCGGCACCCACGGCTGGGGGTCAGCATCAGTCACGCGGAGGGGCTGGTGGCGGCCGCCGTGGGACTCGGACGGGTGGGCGTGGACGTCGAGCGGTACGACCGTGTGCCGCCCGACCCCGAACTGGTGCGGCGGCGGTTCCCTCCGGGCTCCCCGGGGCACCCGCGCCGTACGCCGGACGGCCTGACCGGGTGGGTGCGGGCCGAGGCCCGGTTCAAGGCCGACGCCGTCGCGCAGCCGGTTCACTCCTGGCACGACGTGTCTCGCGGTGCGCTCGTCGCGCTGGCCTGCACGGGATCGTGGCGCCGTGCCGAAGCCGCCGATCTGGCGCCTGCCCGGCTCGTTCCGCGCGGTCACGGTGTCGGGGTTCCGCGGTAG
- a CDS encoding GlsB/YeaQ/YmgE family stress response membrane protein translates to MGIIAWIVLGLLAGAIAKLLLPGKDPGGIIVTMLIGIVGGLLGGWLGKVVFGVDSIDGFFNLSTWVAAIVGSLILLILYRVIAGNRRRA, encoded by the coding sequence ATGGGCATCATCGCGTGGATAGTTCTCGGCTTGCTCGCAGGGGCGATCGCCAAGCTGCTGCTGCCGGGCAAGGACCCTGGTGGCATCATCGTCACGATGCTCATCGGAATCGTCGGGGGTCTCCTCGGAGGCTGGCTCGGCAAGGTGGTCTTCGGTGTCGACTCCATCGACGGCTTCTTCAACCTGTCGACGTGGGTGGCCGCCATCGTCGGGTCGCTGATCCTGCTGATCCTGTACCGCGTGATCGCGGGCAACCGGCGCCGCGCCTGA
- a CDS encoding NADH:flavin oxidoreductase, producing MTATTPASRAARLLSRPIALGGLTVPNRIVMAPMTRMFSPGGIPGDDVRSYYARRAAAGVGLIVTEGTYVGHDSAGQSDRVPRFHGDDQLAGWAKVAEDVHAAGGTIVPQLWHIGMVRRQGDAPYPEAPAVGPSGLVDAGAEPTGKAMTQQDLDDVVAAFAQAAADAERIGFDGVELHGAHGYLLDQFLWEGTNRRTDAYGGDPVARTKFAAEIVAAVREKVSPDFPILFRYSQWKQQDYTARLAETPQELEAILAPLAAAGVDVFHASTRRYWLPEFDDSDLNLAGWTKKLTGKQVISVGSVGLDGDFVNAFQGEGSAVKGIDNLLDRLEAEEFDMVAIGRALLQDPEWAAKVLADRFDELKPYDAAAVKTLS from the coding sequence GTGACCGCCACGACGCCCGCATCCCGCGCGGCTCGCCTCCTGTCCCGCCCGATCGCGCTCGGCGGCCTCACCGTTCCGAACCGGATCGTGATGGCACCGATGACCCGCATGTTCTCCCCGGGCGGCATTCCCGGCGACGACGTGCGCTCCTACTATGCGCGGCGGGCGGCGGCCGGAGTCGGCCTCATCGTCACCGAGGGTACGTACGTCGGTCACGACTCGGCCGGCCAGAGCGACCGTGTGCCCCGGTTCCACGGTGACGACCAGCTGGCCGGATGGGCGAAGGTCGCCGAGGACGTGCACGCCGCGGGCGGCACCATCGTTCCGCAGCTGTGGCACATCGGCATGGTGCGCCGGCAGGGCGACGCCCCGTACCCGGAGGCGCCCGCCGTCGGCCCCTCCGGCCTGGTCGACGCGGGTGCCGAGCCCACCGGCAAGGCCATGACCCAGCAGGACCTGGACGACGTCGTCGCCGCGTTCGCCCAGGCCGCCGCGGACGCCGAGCGCATCGGCTTCGACGGCGTGGAGCTGCACGGCGCCCACGGCTACCTGCTCGACCAGTTCCTGTGGGAGGGCACGAACCGCCGCACCGACGCCTACGGCGGCGACCCGGTGGCCCGGACGAAGTTCGCCGCGGAGATCGTCGCGGCGGTCCGCGAGAAGGTCTCCCCGGACTTCCCGATCCTGTTCCGCTACTCGCAGTGGAAGCAGCAGGACTACACCGCCCGCCTCGCCGAGACCCCGCAGGAACTGGAGGCGATCCTCGCCCCGCTCGCCGCGGCCGGCGTCGACGTGTTCCACGCCTCCACCCGCCGCTACTGGCTGCCCGAGTTCGACGACTCCGACCTCAACCTGGCCGGCTGGACGAAGAAGCTCACCGGCAAGCAGGTCATCAGCGTCGGCTCGGTCGGCCTCGACGGCGACTTCGTGAACGCCTTCCAGGGCGAGGGCTCGGCGGTCAAGGGCATCGACAACCTCCTCGACCGCCTGGAGGCCGAGGAGTTCGACATGGTCGCGATCGGCCGCGCGCTGCTCCAGGACCCCGAATGGGCGGCCAAGGTGCTCGCCGACCGCTTCGACGAGCTGAAGCCGTACGACGCCGCCGCGGTGAAGACGCTCAGCTGA
- a CDS encoding cellulase family glycosylhydrolase, whose amino-acid sequence MRLPSCAVIALLIALAAPTSAAAGERHAAPSPNLTERASAAPSWTGPLSTRGRYIVDADGSRFKLKSGNWHGASGTWDGSGSADDPAHNHAGEVGHRAPLGLDRVPMSRVVTDFQGLGLNSVRLPFSNEMISDTQPVTGLTANPELNGLRPLEVFDRTVRALTDAGLAVILNNHTTTTRWCCGVDGNERWNSGQSTQKWLDDWVFMAKRYRSNPRVVGADLRNEIRRDVLDDPNWGLGDSHDWAAAAQQAGDLILKDANPDLLIMVEGINWAGIPVDGFWHDRPLLKPLATLSNTLVRSHKLVYAAHFYGYTGPQHSGATGIGETTDARYRDLGRDDLFRTMRDSASYVADTPDRHFTAPVWISEFGVGKDADTKERAWFANTVDFLVDHDLDFAYWPAVGFQDGDQGNRWGLIRYDTTGAARSILDADDWRGTAWRELTAADGRQGPVPQVRTWSMLKATHTDANRSLKAAADWDSGARKLSCPDDQRLIGISQRGQGGLCTDAGIANLATSAASVKVTSEAHVTADWARGFTKYQCAAGQFMTGYSVRGNRVSAALCSPARIALAGTGRTLWDDRGDSRPASGEGGDYANGFYKAQCDADEYAAGIAFSNAVGRGGTPDALYCRKI is encoded by the coding sequence GTGCGCCTTCCCTCCTGTGCAGTCATCGCTCTGCTGATCGCACTCGCCGCACCGACATCCGCCGCAGCCGGCGAGAGACACGCGGCACCGTCACCGAACCTCACGGAAAGGGCGTCCGCGGCGCCGTCCTGGACCGGACCGCTCAGCACCCGGGGCCGCTACATCGTCGACGCCGACGGCAGCCGCTTCAAGCTCAAGTCGGGCAACTGGCACGGCGCCAGCGGAACCTGGGACGGCTCCGGGTCCGCGGACGATCCCGCGCACAACCACGCCGGAGAGGTGGGCCACCGCGCGCCGCTCGGCCTGGACCGGGTGCCCATGAGCCGGGTCGTCACCGACTTCCAGGGCCTCGGACTGAACAGCGTGCGCCTGCCCTTCTCCAACGAGATGATCAGCGACACCCAGCCGGTGACCGGACTGACCGCCAACCCGGAGCTCAACGGGCTGCGCCCGCTGGAGGTGTTCGACCGGACCGTCCGGGCCCTCACCGACGCCGGGCTCGCGGTCATCCTCAACAACCACACCACCACGACCCGTTGGTGCTGCGGCGTCGACGGCAACGAACGCTGGAACAGCGGCCAGAGCACCCAGAAATGGCTCGACGACTGGGTCTTCATGGCCAAGCGCTACCGCTCCAACCCCCGCGTCGTCGGCGCCGACCTGCGCAACGAGATACGCCGCGACGTCCTGGACGACCCCAACTGGGGACTCGGCGACTCCCACGACTGGGCCGCCGCCGCCCAGCAGGCCGGCGACCTGATCCTCAAGGACGCCAACCCGGACCTGCTCATCATGGTCGAAGGCATCAACTGGGCGGGCATCCCGGTCGACGGATTCTGGCACGACCGCCCGCTCCTCAAACCCCTCGCCACCCTGTCGAACACGCTGGTACGCAGCCACAAGCTCGTCTACGCCGCCCATTTCTACGGCTACACCGGCCCTCAGCACAGCGGCGCGACCGGCATCGGCGAGACCACCGACGCCCGCTACCGCGACCTCGGCCGCGACGACCTGTTCCGGACCATGCGCGACTCCGCCTCCTACGTCGCCGACACCCCCGACCGCCACTTCACCGCACCGGTGTGGATCAGCGAGTTCGGTGTCGGCAAGGACGCCGACACGAAGGAACGCGCCTGGTTCGCCAACACCGTCGACTTCCTCGTCGACCACGACCTCGACTTCGCCTACTGGCCCGCCGTCGGCTTCCAGGACGGCGACCAGGGCAACCGGTGGGGCCTGATCCGCTACGACACCACCGGCGCCGCACGCAGCATCCTGGACGCCGACGACTGGCGCGGCACCGCATGGCGCGAACTCACCGCCGCCGACGGACGGCAGGGCCCGGTACCGCAGGTGCGCACCTGGTCGATGCTGAAGGCCACCCACACCGACGCCAACCGCTCGCTGAAGGCGGCCGCGGACTGGGACAGCGGAGCCCGCAAACTGTCCTGCCCCGACGACCAGCGGCTGATCGGCATCAGCCAGCGCGGCCAGGGCGGCCTGTGCACCGACGCCGGCATCGCGAACCTCGCGACCTCCGCCGCATCCGTCAAGGTCACCTCCGAAGCACACGTCACCGCGGACTGGGCGCGCGGCTTCACGAAATACCAGTGCGCCGCGGGACAGTTCATGACCGGGTACAGCGTCCGCGGCAACCGGGTGTCCGCCGCCCTGTGCTCACCCGCACGCATCGCCCTCGCGGGGACCGGCCGCACCCTGTGGGACGACCGGGGCGACTCCCGCCCCGCGTCCGGCGAGGGCGGCGACTACGCCAACGGCTTCTACAAGGCACAGTGCGACGCCGACGAGTACGCGGCCGGCATCGCCTTCTCGAATGCCGTCGGCCGCGGCGGCACTCCCGACGCGCTGTACTGCCGCAAGATCTGA
- a CDS encoding PepSY domain-containing protein — protein sequence MIGMTQIESDEARRIVESELVLPAGDLLDIAEARHPGGRGALGLEFGRYEGSASRYLFSTEVEDEEGTVWQLLLDAHTGEVVQDTEVPEEEIPPA from the coding sequence ATGATCGGTATGACGCAGATCGAGAGCGACGAGGCCCGCCGGATCGTGGAGTCGGAGCTGGTTCTCCCGGCCGGGGACCTCCTCGACATCGCCGAGGCACGGCATCCCGGCGGCAGGGGCGCCCTGGGGCTGGAGTTCGGCCGGTACGAGGGCAGCGCGAGCCGCTACCTCTTCTCGACCGAGGTGGAGGACGAGGAGGGCACCGTCTGGCAGCTGCTCCTGGACGCGCATACCGGCGAGGTCGTGCAGGACACGGAGGTCCCCGAGGAGGAGATCCCGCCCGCTTGA
- a CDS encoding N-acetyltransferase yields the protein MSWLPDDFVHPVLVPLPGGGHHLRPIRETDTALDYPAVMGSRERLWSLFGPAWNWPAATLTYEADQADLLRHEKEIAAHQSFNYALFDTAETALLGCVYIDPPERAGADGEISWWVVDELEGSEVEQALDALVPQWIAADWPFEQPRFVGREISWAEWLALPEHPGR from the coding sequence ATGAGCTGGCTTCCCGATGACTTCGTCCACCCCGTCCTGGTGCCGCTGCCGGGTGGTGGCCACCATCTGCGGCCGATCCGTGAGACGGACACCGCGCTCGACTATCCGGCGGTGATGGGTTCGCGCGAGCGGCTGTGGTCCCTCTTCGGCCCGGCCTGGAACTGGCCCGCGGCCACCCTGACCTACGAGGCCGACCAGGCCGACCTGTTGCGGCACGAGAAGGAGATCGCCGCGCACCAGTCCTTCAACTACGCGCTGTTCGACACGGCGGAGACAGCTCTGCTCGGCTGCGTCTACATCGACCCGCCGGAGAGGGCCGGCGCGGATGGCGAGATCTCCTGGTGGGTGGTGGACGAACTGGAGGGCAGCGAGGTCGAGCAGGCCCTCGACGCGCTGGTGCCCCAGTGGATCGCGGCCGACTGGCCGTTCGAGCAGCCGCGCTTCGTCGGCCGCGAGATCTCCTGGGCGGAGTGGCTCGCCCTGCCCGAGCATCCCGGCAGGTGA
- a CDS encoding TetR family transcriptional regulator, producing the protein MTGLRERKKEQTRQRIAAVALRMFTERGFDAVTVNEIAEAAEVARTTLFAYFPAKESLVLDGVGGDDLAGVVARRPAGQTFLEALRAHSGAFAARGIPETDLDALLARVRVIHGSPGLQSAANALLHQQRQALAQVLAAEYGPTAASLMAAQIAGSLLTLQEAYFQRLLDGASADDAGRALVQDIAVAFDLLEHGLTHLEGH; encoded by the coding sequence GTGACAGGACTTCGCGAGCGCAAGAAGGAACAGACCAGACAGCGGATCGCCGCGGTGGCGCTGCGCATGTTCACCGAGCGCGGTTTCGACGCCGTGACGGTCAACGAGATCGCGGAGGCCGCCGAGGTGGCCAGGACGACGCTCTTCGCGTACTTCCCGGCCAAGGAATCGCTCGTCCTGGACGGCGTGGGCGGCGACGACCTGGCCGGGGTCGTCGCCCGGCGACCGGCGGGCCAGACCTTTCTGGAGGCCCTGCGGGCGCACTCCGGCGCGTTCGCCGCCCGGGGGATCCCGGAGACGGACCTCGACGCGCTGCTCGCCCGGGTGCGCGTGATCCATGGCAGCCCGGGACTGCAGAGCGCCGCGAACGCCCTGCTCCACCAGCAGCGCCAGGCGCTGGCGCAGGTCCTGGCCGCCGAGTACGGCCCCACCGCGGCCTCACTCATGGCGGCCCAGATCGCCGGGTCGCTGCTCACCCTCCAGGAGGCGTACTTCCAGCGTCTGCTGGACGGCGCTTCGGCCGACGACGCCGGCCGCGCCCTGGTCCAGGACATCGCCGTGGCCTTCGACCTGCTGGAACACGGACTCACCCATCTGGAAGGGCACTGA